The DNA segment CGTCGGGACCATCCGCCTGGCGCGGCACCCCGCCAACGCGAGCGCCATGCAGTTTCAGTTTGCCGAACAGCGGATAGTAGCCAGGATCGTCGACCAGTGCCGCGTCGCCGGCCTTGAGGAAATAATGGATGACAGCGTTGAGCGCCATGTTGGCGCCGTGGGTGAGCACGATCTGACCCGGACTTGCATCAATTCTCAGATGCGCGAGCTTTTGCACGATATGCTGGCGTAACGGCAGATAACCATGGCGACTGCCGTAGCGATACAGGTAGTTGCGCCCTGCCCGGTCAAGCCTTTGCTGGTAGCGTGAAAGCTTGTTCTCGATTAGCCACTCCACTGGAGGAAAACCATCGCCCGACGGCAAATGCGTGGCGATCGGGCGCACCTGCTCGCGCATCAGCCAGACAATATCCATCGCGCGTTCAAGCGAGTTGGACTCGTCCTCGGCGTCAGGAATAGTGCGCTCGACGGCATAATAGCCGGAGCCTCTTTTTGGCTTGATCAAGCCTTTTGAAGCCAGGACTTCAAATGCGCTCACGACGGTGTTAATGGAGTGATGATGCATGACGGCGTATTGTCGGATTGAAGGCAGCCGGTCACCCGGCCGAATCGCGCCTTCGACAATTTGCCGCTCGATGGAGTCGCTGATGCTGGCAACGAGCGTTTTACCTTTTGTTTTCACTTTCGCATTGTCCGGCAATATCCTTGGTTCGAGTATACAAGATCGCTTTTCCGGAATGGCTCGACCCAAGAAAACGGGGCGGCATCCAGCCGCCCCCCTGACGTCACCCCGGCAGTTTAATGCCGCAGCCTGTTCATTACTTCCATAGCGCGCATTTGCTCTCGGACTTGGAAAGGAATGCCTGGTCGCCGGGTATCGTCTGCAGCAACTTGTAGTAATCCCAGGGATACTTCGATTCGCCCGGCTTCTTCACCTGCATGAGGTACATGTCGTGCACCATGCGGCCATCCGGGCGCACAGCGCCATCCTTGACGAACATGTCGTTCAGTTTCGACTTGCGGATCTGCGCGAGCACCTTGTCGGCATCGTCGGTGCCTGCATCCTTGACGGCCTTGAGATATTGCAAGGCCGCAGAATAATCGCCGGCCTGCAGGCTCGACGGCATTTTTTTCATGCGCGCAAAGTATGCTTTCGCCCAAGTGCGGCTTGCATCATCCTTGTCCCAGTACCAGCTGTCGGTCAGGTACATGTCCTGGGCCTGGTTCAGGCCGATCGAATGGATATCGTTGATGAACATGAGCAGTCCGGCCAGCTTCATGGTCTTGACGACGCCAAATTCATTGGCTGCCTTGATCGAGTTGATCGTGTCGCCGCCCGCATTGGCGAGGCCCAGGATCTGCGCTTTGGAGGATTGTGCCTGCAGCAGGAATGACGAGAAATCCGAAGCGGCGATCGGGTGCTTGACCGAGCCGACCACGGTGCCACCCGATGCCTTGACGATGTCAGCCGTGTCTTTTTCCAGCGAAGCGCCAAAGGCGTAATCGGCGGTCAGGAAGAACCATGACTTGCCACCCTGCTTGACGACTGCGCCACCGGTGCCGCGGGCCAGCGCAATGGTGTCGTAGGCATAGTGCACCGTGTAAGGCGAACATTCCTCGTTGGTCAGGCGTGAACTGCCCGCCCCGACTGCAAAGAATGGCTTCTTCTTTTCAGTGGCGACCTTGGCCATCGCCAGGCTGGTGGCGGAATTGGTGCCGCCGATCAGGACATCCACGCCCTGCTGGTCGAACCATTCGCGCGCCTTGCTGGCAGCAACGTCGGCCTTGTTGAGGTGGTCAGCATATACCACCTCGATTTTCTTGCCATTGATGCTGCCGCCCATTTCCTGGATCGCCATGCGGATGGCTTCGACGCCACCGGGGCCGTCGATATCGGCATAGGTGCCCGAAATATCGGTAATAAAGCCGATTTTCACGACGTCGCCTGACACCTGGGCGCTGGCGATGGTGTTAAAGGCAAGTCCGGCAAATGCCGCGCCAATGAGGCATGTCATTCTGGTTTTGTTCAATTGCATTTTGTCTCCTTTGTATGGATGGTTTACTGCAAGTCTTGAATTGAATCGTTTTTTTTATTGGGCGATGGTGCCCGCGCCGGATTCTTCCTGCTGCTTCAAAGCGCGGCGCATGATCTTGCCCGTCGGCGTGGTCGGCAAGGCATCGACAAAAGCGATGTCCCTGGGGTATTCGTGTGCGGCAAGGCGGTCCCGCACGAACCCCTGGATTTCCTTGAAGAGGCTTTGCGATGGCAAGAATCCGTCACGCAGCACGATGAATGCCTTGACGATTTCGGTCCGGACCTCGTCTTTTACGCCGATGACCGCAGCGAGCTTCACCGCCGGATGGCGCATGAGGCATTCTTCAATCGGCGCCGGGCCGATGCGGTACCCTGCGCTGGTGATGACATCGTCGTTGCGGCCGAGGTAAGTGATGTAACCTTCGGTATCCATCGAGCCGAGATCGCCCGTCACGAGGAATTCGCCGGCGAATTTTTCCCTGGTCGCTTCGGGGTTTTGCCAATAGCCAAGGAACATGACCGGGTCGGGACTGCGCACCGCGATATTGCCGGTGGCTCCGGCGGCAAGGATATTTCCCTGGTCGTCGACGATCTGCACGTCGTGCCCCGGAACTGCCCGGCCCATGCTGCCGGACTTGGGCGGATACAGCGGCGCGCAGGACGACACGACCAGGTTGCATTCTGTCTGGCCATAGAACTCATTGATGGTGACGCCAAAGACTTGCTGCCCCCAGGCGATCAGGTCGCTGCCCAGGGACTCGCCACCGCTGGCGACGGAGCGCAAGCGGTAGCGCCATTTCTCATGCGGCGTTTCAACGACGCGCAACATCTTCAGTGCGGTTGGCGGGAAAAATACATTGCGTACCTGGTGGCGCGCCAGCAGATCAAAAACGGCTTCCGGCTCGAATTTTTCCAGCCTTTTTGCCAGCACCGGGATGCCGTGGTAGAGCGAAGGCATGAGCACATCGAACAGCCCGCCAATCCAGGCCCAGTCGGCGGGCGTCCAGAACAAGTCGCCAGCCTGCGGAAAACCATCGTGCGAGACTTCGACGCCGGGCAAATGGCCAAGCAGGATGCGATGGCTGTGCAAGGCGCCTTTGGCCTTGCCGGTGGTGCCCGAGGTATAGATGATGATGGCTGGGTCATCGGCCAGTGTATCGAGTGTCGTGAATTCCACAGACTCTGTCCGCACGCTGCGCCAAAAGCCATGTGCGCCATCCGGCACTTCCTCGTCGGCCTCCTCCACATACACGACGTGCTGCAGCGTGGTCAATTCATCGCGCACCGCAGTGACCTTGCCCATGCCGGCGGCATCGGTGATCAACACCTTTGCAGCACTATTGTTCAGGCGATAGCTGATGGCATCGGGTCCAAACAGGTAAAACAGCGGCACCGTGATGGCCCCGATCTTGTAGGCAGCGATATGGGATATCAGCGTTTCGACGCCTTGCGAAAGGAATATGCCGATGCGGTCGCCGCGCTGCAGTCCTGCCCTGGTCAGCGTGTTTGCCAGCTGGTTCGACAGTGCCTTGATCTGGTCGAAGGTATACGTCGTGACCTTGCCGGCCTTGTCTTCATAGATCAGTGCCGGCCTGCCACTGCCGTCTGCCCATTTGTCGCAGACTTCCCGTGCCATATTGAAACGCTCGGGAACATGCCATTGGTAATCGACCTTGTCTTGCAGTCGGTAATGTTCCGGTCCGATCATTGTTTTGTCTCCATCATCCAGTTGCTTCGATCCCTGTTGCCGAGGTCACAATAGCACTTACTGTACCCATGAAAAAGGTACACTTTTACCAGACAGTTGGTTTGCTGTATTCAATTGCTTGAGTGCATTCGGCTTGTCAACGGAACATTGTGTGATCAGGGGGAAGTTTGCGACGGCTTGCCGAGGGTGATGACCTTCGCTTCTTGCCCGATGCGCCATTGATGCGCAAACGTTGCCTTTGTGACGGCATCGCGATCCAGCAAAAGTTGTTTGAGTAATTTCCTGGTATGCCGCAGCAAGGCCGGATCGTGCGCATCGCGTGGATGGAGGCTAAGCCGGACCAGCGGTGAATTCCTGAGAAAAAGGCTCAGAAGATTGATCCATTGTGGCGAAAGCAGGCGGCCAACTGCATTGCGAGCTGTATAGACCAGGCTCGGCGAAGCAATCCAATCCCGTCCATTGGAAAAATTCGTTCGTGGCAGAAGATAAAAGCGCCCTAACGTGGTTGTGTATTCAAACGGGAATTCGGACAGGACTGACCATGTCCCCGCTCCGATCAACCACGCAGGCGCGATGAATCCCTGCACGGGCCATTGACGCTGACGGAACCATGCCAATCCCATGGCAATGCGTTGACGCGCTTCGGCAGGATCCAGAGCGGCAAATTCGCCTTCGCGCTGGGTATAGATCGTCCGAAGCATGCGGCTATACAGGCTGCCGCGAACCGGGAGGGTGTCCAGATGGGTATAGCCATGCAAGGCGAGCTCATGTCCCTGGGACAGCAGTTTCTCCAGCATGCGTTCGTAGCCGGCAGGACTGCCCTGGCGGCCGTGATACCGGGGAATGACCAGAAGCGTGAGCGGAATATCGGCAACCGAGCGTACCGTTTCCAGCAAACGCTGGCATTCGGTCCAGTTGGCTGGCGCCACATCATGAATGGAAACGCACAGCGATTTCATGTCACTTGGCACCATAGGCGATTCCCGCCTCCGCTTCCAGTTCCTCGCGTTGATTCGTTGCCAGCAAGCCGGCGTAAAGACGCAGCAATTGTGGCACGATCCGGTCCCATGCGTACTGGCTGGTCGCAATTTGGCGCGCGTTGTTTCCCATCTGTACAAGATCCGTGCGGAAAACTGCCTCGATGCCTTCACTCAGGCTTGCCGCACTGTTCGGCGGCACCAGAATGCCGGTTTGCTCGCTCACCAGTTCGCCGACACCACCTGCGCTCGTCCCCACGATCGGCAAGCCGCATGCCATGGCTTCCAGAATCACCAGGCCGAAAGTTTCGCAATCACCGGGGTGTAGCAACACATCGCAACTGGAAATCAATTGGGCCAGCAACCGGGGATCCCGCATGAACGGGATGTAGGTGGTTTGTCGCGTCCGCGGCAACTCTTCACCGCTGCCGATCAGTATCAGGTGATAGGGTTTGCCCAGCTTGCGTACGGCTTCAATCGCCAGCAGCAGCTTTTTTTCCGGCGAAAAACGGCCGGCATAGACCAGAAGGCGGGTGTTTGGCGGCAAGCGCAATTGCGCACGCAAGGTGGCATCGCGCCGCTGCGGGCAAAAAACCCAGGTATCCACCCCAAGTGGCTGGTGGCGCACATTGTTCAATCCCATTGCGTGGAGTTGCTGAACCATCAAATTGCTTGGTGCAAGCACCATGTCGAATTTTTGATAAACATGCCGCAGATACGCTTGCGCCGCCTGTTGGGCCAGCGAGCCAAAGCGGCAACCGATCAGATGCTGCATGTCCGAGTGATAGAACGCCACAAGCGGGATATGATGCCGGCGCTTCATGCGCAGTGCCGCCCAGGCGCACGTTGAGGCATCGCCGACCTCGATCAGGTCCGGCTGCAGGCGTTCGAGTGCGCGATACGCCGAGCCAATCGACAGCGGCAAGCGATAACCTCTGATCCCCGGTATCGGCAGGCCGGGAATCGCCAGCACAGCCTGGTCGTGTTCGGCGGCGCGGATGCTTGGGCTGACAATGGTGTGCTCGATGCGGCTGCGACGCGCAAGCCACCGTGCCTTGGCGTTCAGGTAGGAGCGCACGCCACCGCCTTCGGTGGCATAGAACATCGTGATGTCGACCAGGTGCACGGGGAGAAAGATAAGTTTGCCTGCCCTAGAGTAGCGTTGAGGATATGGGGATGAACTGAGCTTCCTCAATTCCAATATGATCGACAGGATATTGCTATCGCGTGAAAAATTGACGCTACACTAGTGTCCCATGGACTGCTATGGCGCATACTGTGCGTACAGGCATTGGTCGCGGGAAAAACATGGCATGGCCCAAACAATCCGGCAATGAGCGTGGCATGCGCGGCTCCCCCGCCGGGAATCGCCCCGCGCCTGATGACAACAACTGGCAAAATGGCTTGCCGCGCAAGGCCTGGCTGGTCTTTCTCGGGGTATTGCTGGCCAACTACCTGCTGATGCGTTTCCTGTTTCCAGTGCAGGACGAGCCGCTCACCATTCCCTATACGGTTTTTAAGGCCGAAGTTGCCAAAGGAAATGTCACCGCGATTTTCAGCCAGGGAGCAGGCATCGAAGGGCGCTTTACGGCCCCGGTAACCTGGCCAGGCCCCGATGAGCAGAGTGGCGCAACGCGTGGCCGCGCCCTGCCAAAGCCGCGCACGGCGCATACCTTCACCACCACCCTGCCCCAATTTGTCGGGCCTGAACTGGAAGCATTCCTGATCGAACACGACGTCGAGATCAGCGCCGTGCCTATCCAGAGTGGCAATGGCTGGGCTACCTTACTCTTCGGCTTCGGGCCGGCGATCCTGCTGATTGCCTTTTACGTCTGGCTATACCGGCGTACGATGGCGCAGACTGGCGGCGGCCTGGGCGGTGGCGTGTTCGGCATCGGCAAAAGCAAGGCGCGCCGCTACGACCAGGAAAACAATGCCCGGGTGACCTTCGACGACGTCGCCGGCATCGACGAAGCTGAAAACGAGTTGATCGAAATCGTCGACTTCCTTCGCAATCCCGCCAAGTACACGCGCCTTGGCGGCGCCGCGCCGAAAGGGGTCTTGCTGATTGGCGCGCCCGGCACCGGCAAGACATTGCTGGCCAAGGCGGTCGCCGGCGAAGCCGGCGTGCCTTTTTTTTCGATGAGCGCTGCCGAATTCGTTGAAATGATCGTTGGCGTTGGCGCCGCACGCGTGCGCGACCTGTTCAAGCAGGCGCGCGAAAATGCCCCCGCCATCATTTTTATTGACGAGATCGACAGTATCGGCCGCGCCAGGGGCCAGGTCGTACTGGGCGGATCGAGCGAACAGGAACAGACCCTGAACCAGATCCTGACAGAAATGGATGGCTTCTCCAGCCGTGAGGGCATCATCGTTCTGGCGGCGACCAACCAGCCTGACGTGCTCGACAAGGCCTTGCTGCGGCCCGGTCGCTTTGACCGGCGCGTGGTGCTCAACTTGCCGGACAGAATCGGCCGCGAAGCCATCCTTGCAGTGCATACCCGCAAGGTGCCCCTGGCTGCAGACGCCAGCCTGATGGATCTCGCCGCCAGTACGCCTGGCCTTTCCGGCGCCGACCTCAGGAACCTGGTCAACGAGGCTGCGCTGCTGGCGGCACGGCGCGAGCAAAACGAAGTGCATCAAAAGGATTTCATCGATGCGCTGGAAAAGATTGTCCTTGGGCCTGAACGGCCGTTGCTGCTGACGCATGCCGATCGCGAGCGCATCGCTTATCATGAAAGCGGCCATGCCATTCTCGGCCTGGTCGTGCCTGGCGCCGACCCGGTCAATCGTGTGACCATCGTGCCGCGCGGGCAGTCGCTGGGCGTGACTTACCAGCGCCCGCAAACCGACCGCTACAACTATCCGGAAGCCTACCTGCGCGCGCGGATTGTCGGCATGCTGGGCGGCCGTGCCGCAGAGGAGATCGTCTTTGGCAACAAGACCACGGGCGCCGAAAGCGACATCGAACAAGCCACCCTACTCGCCCGCAACATGGTGACGCGCTGGGGCATGAGCGACGCACTCGGCATGGTGCAGCTGGCGCCACGCGAAAACACGTTTCTCGGCACCGAGCTTGGCGGCTCGCGCAACATCAGCGAGGACACGGCGCGCCGCATCGATGCAGAAGTATTACGGATCATCGATGAGTGCCATGCGCAGGCCAGGCGGCTGCTGGAACAGCATCGAATGCAACTCGACCTCCTGGTGGGCGCCCTGCTGGCGCGCGAAACCCTCGACGAGCATGAAATCCTTGAGGCCACCGGCTTGCCGCCAGCGCCGGCGCTGGAATACCGCCCCATCAAACCGGCCGGTAGCTGACCTGCAACACTGCCGTCATATTTGCCGACACCGCCCGTGGCTTCTTGAGGCCAATCAGTATGCCCGCGATTGAAATCAGGCAAGCTTGTTGACACAAGGGGAGCAAGCGAGTTTCCCCGTCAGCGGAGACAGGCATGCGCGATTCCCAAAGCACGATATCGACCCATCTGCGCAATTTCTCGGTATTCGCCGCTGCCGCCATCCTGCTCCTGGCCGGCCTGTCATATTTCAGATCGCATGCTCCTGGCGGCGCCGCAGAAGCCAGTCTTGCCGGCGTTTTCCTGTTCCTGCTCAAGGCCGGCGTCAAACTGCTGCCCTTGCTGTTGACGCTGCTGGTGGAATTCGGCCTGGCGCTGAACAAGCGGGAATTCCTGATGCGCCTGACAGCCTGGAGAAAGTCGCGCCGAATCGACCTGTATGGCTTTATCCTGAGCCATCTGCACAAGTTAATGGCGTTGCTGAAGATCGCTTTCACCCTGGGCATCCCGCTGCTGCTCGACTACCTGGTCCGGGACGGCATGCCATCCGAATTCAGCCTGTTTGTGTTATTCGAGCGTCTGGCCGGTTATCCTCTGGCGATCCTGGCGTTCGTGCTGATCGCGACCTTCTGCAACTACTGGGAACACCGCCTCTGGCACAGTGCCCTCCTGTGGCCGATTCATCGCTTCCATCATTCAGCGACGGATTACAACGTGCTGATCGAAACGCGCAAGCATTTTACCGAGGTGCTCATGACGCCGCTTTTCTTTACCTTGCCCATGATCCTGCTCGGAGCCCCCCTGGAATTCGTGCTTGCGTACCTCGCGCTCGTGCTCTTTCAGGGATTCATGAGCCATACCGATCAGTCAATCAGCTATGGCTGGATCGGACAGTTCCTGTGGATCGATCCCGTTTATCACAAGCTGCATCATTCTCTATCACCCGATCATATCAACAAGAATTTTTCCGGCACCCTGCCCTTGTGGGACAGGCTGTTTGGCACGTATGCCCATGCAGACCACCCGATCGAAGTTGGTGTCAGCGATGGGCCGCATTACGCCACCCAGCCAATCTGGAAAATTTACCTGATCGATTTTTCGGAATTGCTGCAAAACCTTGGCGGTGCAGTCAAGGAAGCGCTTGGACGCCGCGGTGGAATCCAAGCGGCGGAGGAATAACTGGCTGCCACTTGTTGCTGCGGCAGATATTTCAATGCATTTCGCTGGATGGCCGGTCTTGCAAAGTAATGGGGTCGTCAAAGCGGGAGCGGGCATTCTTGCAAGGGGCGCCGGCATCCAGATGCAAGGCCCGGATTGCCTGCAGAAATGTTGGCTCGATTCTTTCCCAGAGGTATTGATTTCCGCTCATCCGGGCGCGGGTTTTCATTTCATGCAATTCCCGGCGTCGCCTGGCCAGGTGGCGAATGGCCTTGCCGAGACTGAAACTGTCGTACTTGAAAATCAGGCCGTTGCGGCCATGAGAAACATATTGGGTATGGGTGCGAATGTCGCTGGCCAGCACAGGCAGCCCCGACACCAGGTATTCGAAGAGCTTCGTGGGCGGGTTGAAGCGCCACCAGGGCTGGTCTTCCCACAAGCACAATCCGGCATCCGCTGCCTTCATAATCGCAGGAATTTCTGTTCCAGAAACTCGGCCGCAGACAGTGACTGCGCTGGCAATGCCAAGCCGGATGGCATAGCGGCGGCAATAGGCGACTTCCTCATCGCTGGCGCCGATTAAGGTGAGGTGTGCCACCGCCCCTTCCCGATTGGCCAGCCTGATTGCTTCAAGCATCAGGTCACGGCCACGCGGCTTGCTGACCGTACCGACATAGACCAGGCGCAGGGGAGAATCCGCCGCTACCGGCTGCTCGGGCAGCCGTTCCGCGAAAGCCTTGTCGACCCCCATGTAGATCAGCTTGACACGATGCGGAGCGCATCCCTGTTCCAGCAAGTCGTCACGGTGCGCTTCGCCGATTGGCATGACCAGCGTTGCGCGGCGTGCTGGCTCGAAGAACAGCCAGCGCAAGGCGAGTTTGCGTGCCATGCGCTTTAGCATGGGATGGGAAGGGGGAGATGCGGTGAAGCGGCTCGGATGTTCATTCCAGTAAAGTGCCGTGGGAATCCGCCCGAGCAGCCACACCATTGGCGCCAGGAGGGAATGCAACAGGACCACGCAGGCGGGCTGTCGCGCCCGTAGCAATCGGGCGCAGGCAAGGATGTACTGGCACCAGCCTTTACGGCCCTCGCCGTGCGGTAGAACGATGTATTCGATGCCGTCCATCAGCAAAGCCGGATCAATCAGCGGCGCATGACTGATTACGGAAACCTGATATTGCTTGGCCAGCGCCCTGATCCGGTAAGAAAAATCCAGGAATCCAGGCTGGTCATGCGAAAATCTGGTGACAATTATGCAATGTTCTCTCATCCCGTAAGTTTCACGTTCACTTTATATGATTAGAAATGATGCGAACCGACTTGCGTCCGCATTAAAAAAGTAAAGCGGACGGGTATACCTGCCTGCACTAGCCGGGCAATAAACGTTCAGTTTAGGGAAGATCGCTTGCCGGGCGCTGACAATCCACAAACATCGAGGCTGTCTCCGATTTCCGACAGGGGAGGAAGCTAACTTTCGCGCGCGCCCGGGGTGTAAATCCTTGAATAATCTGAATAATCTGGATGACTGTGGACCTTGATCGCACTGACTGGCCGAAATACCAGTCCCGCAAACATAGTAAAAATACCATGTTGAAAAAAAGATATGGACGACTTGTTTTATTATCACTCCGTCATGCATAACTGATATTTATTATTTTAATAACAATAAGTTTCAATTCCCTTAAATATAAACAAGGAAACGACCAATGCGTTCTAATATGACATTAAAAACCCTGGCAGCGCTGCTGGTGGCCGGAGCATCGGCTTCCGCCTTTGCGCTGACCCCAGGCACTGGCACATGGGTGAAAGAGACCACGCTGTTTGGCTTGCAGGACGCATACACGTATGTCCCGAAAAATACCGCGCCGGCCACGATTGGCCAGGGCCGTGCGCTGATGCTGACCTTGCATGGTTGCGCCATGACCGCATCGGGCAACGTCATCAATAAAAAATATAACTGGGAAGAAACCGCTGAAAAGTACGGTATGGTCGTCGTTGCGCCGACCGTGCCCTCCGGTACGACTGCCACGCGCACCTATTCTGGCTGCTGGGACTGGTTCGGTGCAAACCATAGCCGTACCACCCGTGATGAAGCGATTCTCCTCAAACTGATCGATGCAGTGAAGGCACGCTCTGGCCTGGATATCGATCCGAAACAAATTTATGTGACTGGCCTTTCCTCTGGCGGCGGCGTTGTCGTCACGCTGGGTTGCGTCGCTCCCGACGTTTTTGCCGGCATGGGCATCAACACCGGCCCCGCGCTGAACACCGCCGCCAATGCCGGCGTCGGCTCCAAGGCAGCCCGCACGCCGCAGCAAATCGCAAATGACTGCAAGGCGTACGCCGGCCCTAACAGCACTGCACTGCTGACGCAACTGACTTCGGTTGTGAACGGCTCCAGGGACACGACAGTCGACCCCACCCACTCCTGGGCTAATCGTGACGGGATGAAGGTCGCTTATGGTGCATCCTTTGACGGCGGCAGCTTTACCGAAGTTAAGAGCGTTGGCAAGGTCTGGAACGATAACCAGAACCGTCCCCGCGTCTCCTATATTGAAGCAACCGACATGGCGCACGCATGGCCGGCAGGTGCAGGCGGCAGCGGCGGTGGTACCTGGGTGGATTACACCCACGTCAACTATCCTGCCTACGTGACCAAGTTCTTCTTCGAGAACAACCTGCGTGTAGAGCGCGATCCGAACGCAACCACCACTTCGACGACATCGACCACTTCGACGACATCGACAACTACCACGACGTCGACCACCACCACGACCACTGTCAAGGATGGTCCGGTGACCCCGCCGCCACCGCCACCGCCGCCAGTTGAACCGCCGCCCCCGCCACCACCTGGCACGGCGCCAGTCTGCTACACGGCAAGTAACTATGCACACGTGTTGGCTGGCCGCGCCTACAGCTTCTGGGGTGTTGCACGTGTAGTCGGTTCGAACGAGTACATGGGATTCGTGAATACCTTCACCAGCACCACGCTGAAGAAGACCGGCACCTACACCTACGCGATCGGCACCTGCAACTAAGCGCAGGGCGTTCCGCACAGTCCAGAAAATCCCCCGGTTGGAAGCAACCGGGGGATTTTTTGTCGATTGGCTCTTGTCGCGGCCAGCGCGAAAGCGCAACCATGCGCCGTACCTTGCCTGGTCACGGCATAAAAAAAACCGCCGTAGAGGCGGTTTTTTGTTGTGCGTTGCGCCAGTGGATTCAACCGGAAAACCGCTCCTCGATTTCTTCCCGTGTCTTCATCCCGGCGATATCGCCCGGCATGATGAGCACGCTTGCATTGCCGATAATCTTGTTGTTGTACAGGTCATGGTGCGCCTGCGGCAGGTCATTGTAGGCATAAGTACGGCTGTTGATGACGTCCACCTTGCGCTTGGTGATCAGGGTATTGGCCTGGCGACAGTCGAGAAAGTTCGCATAATGCGAGCCAAGGATGCGCTTCTGGTGCATCCACAAGTGCCGCACGTCGAAGCTGAGTTCGTAACCGGTGGTGGCGCCGCAGATCACGATACGGCCGAAGCGCGCCGCCAGGAAT comes from the Janthinobacterium sp. 17J80-10 genome and includes:
- a CDS encoding ABC transporter substrate-binding protein; its protein translation is MTCLIGAAFAGLAFNTIASAQVSGDVVKIGFITDISGTYADIDGPGGVEAIRMAIQEMGGSINGKKIEVVYADHLNKADVAASKAREWFDQQGVDVLIGGTNSATSLAMAKVATEKKKPFFAVGAGSSRLTNEECSPYTVHYAYDTIALARGTGGAVVKQGGKSWFFLTADYAFGASLEKDTADIVKASGGTVVGSVKHPIAASDFSSFLLQAQSSKAQILGLANAGGDTINSIKAANEFGVVKTMKLAGLLMFINDIHSIGLNQAQDMYLTDSWYWDKDDASRTWAKAYFARMKKMPSSLQAGDYSAALQYLKAVKDAGTDDADKVLAQIRKSKLNDMFVKDGAVRPDGRMVHDMYLMQVKKPGESKYPWDYYKLLQTIPGDQAFLSKSESKCALWK
- a CDS encoding acyl-CoA synthetase produces the protein MIGPEHYRLQDKVDYQWHVPERFNMAREVCDKWADGSGRPALIYEDKAGKVTTYTFDQIKALSNQLANTLTRAGLQRGDRIGIFLSQGVETLISHIAAYKIGAITVPLFYLFGPDAISYRLNNSAAKVLITDAAGMGKVTAVRDELTTLQHVVYVEEADEEVPDGAHGFWRSVRTESVEFTTLDTLADDPAIIIYTSGTTGKAKGALHSHRILLGHLPGVEVSHDGFPQAGDLFWTPADWAWIGGLFDVLMPSLYHGIPVLAKRLEKFEPEAVFDLLARHQVRNVFFPPTALKMLRVVETPHEKWRYRLRSVASGGESLGSDLIAWGQQVFGVTINEFYGQTECNLVVSSCAPLYPPKSGSMGRAVPGHDVQIVDDQGNILAAGATGNIAVRSPDPVMFLGYWQNPEATREKFAGEFLVTGDLGSMDTEGYITYLGRNDDVITSAGYRIGPAPIEECLMRHPAVKLAAVIGVKDEVRTEIVKAFIVLRDGFLPSQSLFKEIQGFVRDRLAAHEYPRDIAFVDALPTTPTGKIMRRALKQQEESGAGTIAQ
- a CDS encoding polysaccharide deacetylase family protein — its product is MVPSDMKSLCVSIHDVAPANWTECQRLLETVRSVADIPLTLLVIPRYHGRQGSPAGYERMLEKLLSQGHELALHGYTHLDTLPVRGSLYSRMLRTIYTQREGEFAALDPAEARQRIAMGLAWFRQRQWPVQGFIAPAWLIGAGTWSVLSEFPFEYTTTLGRFYLLPRTNFSNGRDWIASPSLVYTARNAVGRLLSPQWINLLSLFLRNSPLVRLSLHPRDAHDPALLRHTRKLLKQLLLDRDAVTKATFAHQWRIGQEAKVITLGKPSQTSP
- a CDS encoding glycosyltransferase family 1 protein; its protein translation is MHLVDITMFYATEGGGVRSYLNAKARWLARRSRIEHTIVSPSIRAAEHDQAVLAIPGLPIPGIRGYRLPLSIGSAYRALERLQPDLIEVGDASTCAWAALRMKRRHHIPLVAFYHSDMQHLIGCRFGSLAQQAAQAYLRHVYQKFDMVLAPSNLMVQQLHAMGLNNVRHQPLGVDTWVFCPQRRDATLRAQLRLPPNTRLLVYAGRFSPEKKLLLAIEAVRKLGKPYHLILIGSGEELPRTRQTTYIPFMRDPRLLAQLISSCDVLLHPGDCETFGLVILEAMACGLPIVGTSAGGVGELVSEQTGILVPPNSAASLSEGIEAVFRTDLVQMGNNARQIATSQYAWDRIVPQLLRLYAGLLATNQREELEAEAGIAYGAK
- the ftsH gene encoding ATP-dependent zinc metalloprotease FtsH, giving the protein MAWPKQSGNERGMRGSPAGNRPAPDDNNWQNGLPRKAWLVFLGVLLANYLLMRFLFPVQDEPLTIPYTVFKAEVAKGNVTAIFSQGAGIEGRFTAPVTWPGPDEQSGATRGRALPKPRTAHTFTTTLPQFVGPELEAFLIEHDVEISAVPIQSGNGWATLLFGFGPAILLIAFYVWLYRRTMAQTGGGLGGGVFGIGKSKARRYDQENNARVTFDDVAGIDEAENELIEIVDFLRNPAKYTRLGGAAPKGVLLIGAPGTGKTLLAKAVAGEAGVPFFSMSAAEFVEMIVGVGAARVRDLFKQARENAPAIIFIDEIDSIGRARGQVVLGGSSEQEQTLNQILTEMDGFSSREGIIVLAATNQPDVLDKALLRPGRFDRRVVLNLPDRIGREAILAVHTRKVPLAADASLMDLAASTPGLSGADLRNLVNEAALLAARREQNEVHQKDFIDALEKIVLGPERPLLLTHADRERIAYHESGHAILGLVVPGADPVNRVTIVPRGQSLGVTYQRPQTDRYNYPEAYLRARIVGMLGGRAAEEIVFGNKTTGAESDIEQATLLARNMVTRWGMSDALGMVQLAPRENTFLGTELGGSRNISEDTARRIDAEVLRIIDECHAQARRLLEQHRMQLDLLVGALLARETLDEHEILEATGLPPAPALEYRPIKPAGS
- a CDS encoding sterol desaturase family protein, with protein sequence MRDSQSTISTHLRNFSVFAAAAILLLAGLSYFRSHAPGGAAEASLAGVFLFLLKAGVKLLPLLLTLLVEFGLALNKREFLMRLTAWRKSRRIDLYGFILSHLHKLMALLKIAFTLGIPLLLDYLVRDGMPSEFSLFVLFERLAGYPLAILAFVLIATFCNYWEHRLWHSALLWPIHRFHHSATDYNVLIETRKHFTEVLMTPLFFTLPMILLGAPLEFVLAYLALVLFQGFMSHTDQSISYGWIGQFLWIDPVYHKLHHSLSPDHINKNFSGTLPLWDRLFGTYAHADHPIEVGVSDGPHYATQPIWKIYLIDFSELLQNLGGAVKEALGRRGGIQAAEE